A window of the Miscanthus floridulus cultivar M001 chromosome 14, ASM1932011v1, whole genome shotgun sequence genome harbors these coding sequences:
- the LOC136505948 gene encoding vesicle-associated protein 3-1-like, producing MSARSNIYSLGVIIIKIVTGSKKRPSINNVLRRWRHRWNKSARYTPLWYHEVTKCLELALRCTDKNPIQRPNIMDITSELLASDSINSCSDDMLGIEPLELHFPIELNRQQSRSIQLTNDTDHYIAFMIGTTGLLAYRTQPDKEVVPPRSMHSVTITLQAQEKKPGTVITHRKKDKFTVLSTTVDEGVTAADISEDMFDEEEDKVVDKVSVTAILGTQ from the exons ATGTCAGCTAGGTCCAACATTTATAGTCTTGGTGTCATAATCATAAAGATAGTGACAGGAAGTAAGAAGAGGCCCAGTATAAACAAT GTGCTTAGAAGATGGAGGCACCGGTGGAATAAATCGGCGAGGTATACACCACTTTGGTACCACGAAGTCACTAAATGCCTCGAGTTGGCATTAAGGTGCACGGACAAGAATCCAATACAAAGGCCAAATATTATGGATATAACAAGTGAACTTCTCGCATCTGACTCG ATAAATTCTTGCTCGGATGACATGCTTGGAATCGAGCCGCTGGAGCTTCATTTTCCCATTGAGCTTAACAGACAACAATCACGCTCAATTCAGTTGACCAACGATACAGATCATTACATTGCGTTCATGATCGGAACAACAGGCTTATTAGCATACAGAACGCAACCAGACAAAGAAGTTGTTCCACCAAGATCCATGCATAGTGTCACCATAACGTTGCAGGCGCAGGAGAAGAAACCTGGAACTGTAATTACACACCGGAAGAAGGATAAGTTCACTGTTCTGAGTACTACAGTGGACGAGGGCGTCACAGCCGCAGATATAAGCGAAGACATGTTCGATGAAGAGGAGGATAAAGTCGTTGATAAGGTGAGTGTGACGGCCATTTTGGGCACGCAGTAA